Within the Pseudorasbora parva isolate DD20220531a chromosome 20, ASM2467924v1, whole genome shotgun sequence genome, the region ATGATCATAAAACACCAATTTGATAGTCTCTGCAATGGTTACCTTTTAAATTCTGTATCAATTACAAATTTTTGCTACTGACCAATAAGGGCTAAATGATTTAGCTTCTGTATATTTAACTGATCTTCTATCGCCTTACTAACTTTGGATTTCTGGTAATACCTGGCATATCAAAGTTCACTAAAAAAAGGagagctaaactctggaatagcctTCCAGATAATGTTTGGGgcttaagggggtcgcacaccggacgcggagctcggcggcgcgccacgcagcgtctcaggtatcgcacaccggacgcgcacattttaaaaggctaagtttattatacatttccccaaaatatgtttagactttattcaagctgttgaactcagaatgtaaaacaaatgtgtcttgtagcaaaggttgaaatcagtataccttaacgaaaatatacttttaatataaagccttgaaatggcgctctgtggcgcggcaggatttagaacaacttcctgagtcgccgcggacaggcgccgaatgccgccaccggtgtgcgtacactcattgaaaacaatgtgttcgaattttaaagacgtggcgcgccgccgagctccgcgtccggtgtgcgaccccctttagacTCTCATAACCCTGCACTGCCATTTTATCAGTGCTCATAATTATTTTTGCTTAATGTTATGAACAGCAGCTAtgctaattatttatattattaattacttATAAAGGCTTCAGATACCCCAACACCTGTAAAGAGAAGACTCCAACTCCTGACAGACTGATTTCAGATGATGCATACTCTGAATCAACATGTACAAATGATGAAAGTTCTATATTTAATCATTTGTTAACAACATATACTCATTGCTTCAATTGAGCTCATTGTTTCTGTcttaaattattacattgttAGTTAATTGTGTGATTTGTATTTGTACATTTCCGAAATCCTTAACATGGACAGTCACCTCtgataaattatatctaaattatTACATTGTTAGTTAATTGTGTGATTTGTATATGTACATTTCTGAAATCCTTAATATGGACAGTCACCTCtgataaattatatctaaattcTAATGTAGATGCATGTATTTTCTGTAACACTGTTTTGAATTATATGTATTGTGAAAGGCGCTATACAAACAAAATTGGAATATAGATAGTGTTAGTAATGCATGCAAACACCTATTTTTCTTAATTGCTCATAAGCTACATTAAGTGTTAAAAACCTGTGTTCGCACATCCTATCAAATATACTTTGAAAAGCTGTCAGAGGTCTCCAATGAAACACTTAGGATCATTCGAATGTTTAGCTATTACACAACCCACAACTGGAACCAGCCTTAACAGCAACTATAATCATGTACTAATTATAATCCTGATGTCCTGATCTTCATCTGTGGTAAAAATGGCAAAAATCAAATTCATTAAggtaatgtaattttatttacaatCTTTAATTTACAAGgcacaataaaacaaaagtttacataatatatgatcTGAGGtatgaatatatggaatgaagtTATGTCTCTATAACCataaaatactcaaaataaagCCAATGGGGTGGTCAGATAGATACCGGTGGATACATATATACAAATACAtataacaaaaaagaaaaagacctCAAGGCAAAGTAAAAAGAGGTGAAAGATGCCAATAAAAGTTGAGAAGGAGAACAATCATATGTTGGCCCACATTCAGCAACAGTTTGAATGTAGCTTTGATTGTACACAGATGTGTATTTTTTGGCGCACATAAAACTCTTCACACAAACAGGGTTTCACATTTTCATGACTTTTCAGGTGtatcttagcctagaaatctagacgcaccctagcagcaccaaatctaatctgctgagAGTATAGCAATTCTCAATACAAATCTAAGCcttaaaaaccaaactctggtcgggccaatcacatcgtgtatagagttggtgggcggggcttaacataatgatggccgagttgcgcttgtgtgctaCTAGTAAAGAGAAGCTGGCGAACGCTGGTCTTTTGACtctagaagacttggagttaagcttttctctgagaaaagaacggcactgaagtcattcttaaaaagggaagatgtgttctgagttttgctgaccagaTACAGCGAAAGATAAATCTGTCacctagctctgcttcaccttcgttgttcTGGTTGGCTGTaacgctatccaattgcgtgcacacAGTGCAGAggtagtttgaaagacaaccgtttatcccacccctccgattgagccctgtcaataatgattttccagaccaaacattgatgtgggtctggcttgtcaggctaggtgtaTCTGTAagtgtaataaaatatttttttattattatacttaTCAATTAAATGGCCTTCTTCCACAGTGAATGCAAAAGTGATTTTTGAAAGAACACCTTTTCTCTAAACCTCTTACCAAAATCAGAACAGTTTATTTCAAGAATGAGTTTTCAAATGACAATTCAAGTCTTTTTTACACGTGAAGCTCTTCTCACACTTAAGACATGAGAAACGACTCTCTctagtgtgaactctcatgtgactCTTGAGGTTTCCGTTAACCGTGAAACTCTTTCCGCACTGAGTGCAGGCGAAAggcttttctccagtgtgaactctcatgtgagtTTTAAGATTTCCTTTTTCTGAGAAGCTCTTTCCACAGAGTTTgcaggtgaaaggcttctctccactGTGACTTCTCATGTGGGCTTCAAGTGATTCTTTATATGCAAAACTCTGTTGACACTGAGGGCATCCGTAAggcttttctccagtgtgaacacTCATGTGGGCATTAAAGGTTACTTTATATctgaaactttttccacactcAGAGCATGTGTAAGGTTTCACTTCAGTGTGAAGTTTCATATGTTTCCTAAGGGTAACTTTATGATTGCATCTTTTCCCACACTGCTGGCAcgtgaaaggcttctctccggtgtgaattctcatgtgactttcaagatttttatttaatcgaaaactctttccacactgctgGCAtttgaaaggcttctctcctgAGTGAATTGCTATGTGCATGTTAAGACGATAACTGTCTgtgaaactttttccacactgaTGACATACAAAACAGTCCCCTTTAGAGTGAGTTCTCATGTGCTTCTTTAAGGTTACTTTACGCCTGAAATTCttcccacactgatcacatgagaatgggttctctccagtgtgaatgtTCATATGATACCCAAGGTTTAGATTTGTTGTGAAGCTTTTACCACATTgctggcaggtgtaaggcttctctccggtATGAATTTTCATGTGCCTTTTAAGGGCTCCTTTTCGAGTGAACTTCTTTcgacactgttggcaggtgaatgagctctctccagtgtgaattctcatgtggacattaaggcttcctttttgagtgaaactctttccacactgttggcaggtaaATGGACTCTCTCCTTTGTGAATTATCATGTGTGCGTTAAGGTGTCCTTTCTGAGTGAAACTATTCCCACACTGCTGGCAGGTGAACAGATTCTCTAGAGTGTGATCACTCTTGtggatttttacattttgtttttggtCAAAACTCTTTCCAGGGCAAATGTAATAGCGGTTAGATTCGATCTTAAGAGCAACTTTTTGTGAGGACACGTTTTCAGTCTGTGTGAATTTTTCTCCAGTCATGAAATCAGGATTTTTATAATGATTTGTCTCTTCCATTTCATTCAGTTCTTGGCTCTCCTCTTTCAGCTTCATCGGgtctaaaaataaattacacaaaGCAACAGACATTAAAACCAGCACCATGTATGTTAGATCATATATTCACTAAGATACAGAAAGAGATGTttgttaaattttattttaaagtgccttGGTGTCAGTGTAATACACAAAGCacttaatattatatatacaaaaaaatactatatgGTTAGGTTTTCGTACATTGGTTTTGATTAGGCAAACTTTACTATTATCAATAAAGAAGGGCTGCAACAAACGATTATTTTGATAAttgattaatctaacgattatttagGACGATTAATCAACTAATCATCAATCATTGCCATCACCGTTGACAACTAATCAGTAAGTTTTGAACAATTATTCAATTAGTTAAAACATTGAGGTATACATATTCTAACTatactataaaaaaaagaaaaacacttaagcttttttaaatgattgtttCAATGAACTTTGTGCTAACTAAACAGATAATTCCCTTTAAGTTCTCAGATTTCAGTCCAACTCAAATCGAACACAAATGCTTTCTACgcattgtttaaatattctGTTCTCTTcctgttgaaaaaaaataaaaaaatcagctGCAATTTTTCTGATGAAGACTGGCGACACGGTGCTGCTTAAACGGGACATTTACTTCAGGACACAAAGATTGGTAAAATATTAATCTGCAAACAATTACTACAAGTATAAAAATTACAATCTTTTTTACATGACAATTGAGCTAACAGATTCTCATTCACCTTTTCATTAACAGTATGAAACagtaaagcttggaacatactctgcaagaacaaagaaatttgttcgttttctcgaggtggcaagaacaagaacaaaggtTGTTCTGGCCAggacattccatacttcacgagaaaagcaggtgccgatcatctgcgtttctccacattaaccacgcccattttaaatgtctgtaaaATCCCAGCTCTTGTGCTGGGATGTTTCATCTTGCTTCAACATGCACATTGTGCTCCTGTTAAAAGCAAGTTGCCTATTAGCCTGTATTGCACACTACAACATTCTTGGTTCGAAGTTTTGTGAAACTTCGCACACTTTGCTAGATAGGATTCGTTTGCAATCTGTCATAATTTTCACGGTTTTCTTCTACCACAAAAGCATTTGTAAGGGCTGCATTACACTTTAGCGCTACAGCGCCATAGCGGTCAAATCGCGATATT harbors:
- the LOC137049483 gene encoding gastrula zinc finger protein XlCGF57.1-like codes for the protein MAFIKEENQEMKIEETLIVKQEDTETQKDPMKLKEESQELNEMEETNHYKNPDFMTGEKFTQTENVSSQKVALKIESNRYYICPGKSFDQKQNVKIHKSDHTLENLFTCQQCGNSFTQKGHLNAHMIIHKGESPFTCQQCGKSFTQKGSLNVHMRIHTGESSFTCQQCRKKFTRKGALKRHMKIHTGEKPYTCQQCGKSFTTNLNLGYHMNIHTGENPFSCDQCGKNFRRKVTLKKHMRTHSKGDCFVCHQCGKSFTDSYRLNMHIAIHSGEKPFKCQQCGKSFRLNKNLESHMRIHTGEKPFTCQQCGKRCNHKVTLRKHMKLHTEVKPYTCSECGKSFRYKVTFNAHMSVHTGEKPYGCPQCQQSFAYKESLEAHMRSHSGEKPFTCKLCGKSFSEKGNLKTHMRVHTGEKPFACTQCGKSFTVNGNLKSHMRVHTRESRFSCLKCEKSFTCKKDLNCHLKTHS